One region of Gossypium raimondii isolate GPD5lz chromosome 6, ASM2569854v1, whole genome shotgun sequence genomic DNA includes:
- the LOC105773091 gene encoding receptor-like protein 9b isoform X9, whose product MEMELKWLAMVLVVLSLGAGLCDGCLEEERFALFQLKPFFEFIDYKFQDLDYGSRPEKESSSNCCEWERVECNPISGRVTHLFLNYSSNMKRDWYLNASLFLPFEKLQNLSLSGNFITGCIANQGFERLSSKLDKLENLDLSDNHFNNSILASLSELSSLKSLNLAKKEFTRSNPTNGIEMLSKLNNLETLDLSFNHLGNKILSQLDGFASLKSLCLKDCGLKGTLDIQESNNNWMNLKELYLEGNEIKSLGSLFHEKEGMKFNKLEVLSLSWNLFNNSVFSSLVELSNLKLLDLSFNKLKGAIYTKDLNALRNLEELILSGNEVNGFIPSQGLRLMNLKHLVLSGNGFNNSILSSLATLPNLKTLGISICQCNGLRDLYGFSNLEELTMTGSTVAGNDCSFSLQSLRLFPILKTLSLQGFNINETTMASYSRNTSVTADFTSLKRLELWDCKINKNLTQQEGLNLRSLEELELSYSSLPSNFIQVFGPLISLKKLIAYGINGNNSPPMHDVCELTNLQELDINGCNLKGSLPMCFSNLTSLKMLSLSSNQFSGNISILKSLKLLESLDLSSNQFSGNISALESLTLLASLDLSCNQFSGNISAIQSLTLLASLDLSSNQFSGNISTLQSLTLLESLDLSSNQFSGNISALESLTSLQSLAVSNNKFHIPSSLRPLFNLSKLNYLHADNNTIHADDHEMSHSSAPRFQLSSISLSCCGSGGSFPKFLYHQSELQHVDISNIYFKGLFKCHRVCILLYHIWISPTMPSVATSQ is encoded by the exons ATGGAGATGGAGTTGAAATGGTTGGCCATGGTTCTTGTAGTGTTATCCTTAGGAGCTGGGCTGTGTGATGGGTGCTTAGAGGAGGAAAGATTTGCTCTCTTCCAACTCAAACCTTTCTTTGAGTTCATTGATTATAAGTTTCAAGATCTAGACTATGGGTCAAGGCCGGAAAAAGAGAGTTCATCAAATTGTTGTGAGTGGGAAAGGGTTGAATGCAACCCAATAAGTGGACGAGTCACCCATCTTTTCCTTAATTATTCCAGCAACATGAAGAGAGATTGGTATCTTAATGCTTCTTTGTTCCTTCCTTTTGAGAAATTACAGAATCTTTCTTTAAGTGGGAATTTCATAACCGGCTGTATTGCCAATCAAG GTTTTGAAAGGTTGTCATCGAAATTGGACAAGTTGGAGAATCTTGACTTGAGTGACAATCATTTCAACAATAGCATTTTAGCATCCTTAAGTGAACTTTCCTCGCTTAAGTCTTTAAATCTAGCCAAAAAAGAATTCACAAGATCAAATCCTACTAATG GTATTGAGATGTTATCAAAGTTGAACAATTTGGAAACTTTGGATTTATCTTTCAACCATTTAGGAAATAAGATCCTATCACAACTAGATGGTTTTGCCTCTTTAAAATCATTGTGTTTGAAGGATTGCGGACTAAAAGGAACCCTTGATATACAAG AAAGCAATAATAATTGGATGAACTTGAAGGAGCTGTATTTAGAGGGAAATGAAATTAAGAGCCTTGGGTCACTATTCCATG aaaAAGAAGGAATGAAGTTCAACAAACTTGAGGTACTTAGTTTAAGTTGGAATCTCTTTAACAATAGCGTATTCTCATCCCTTGTTGAGCTCTCGAATTTAAAGTTATTGGATTTATCCTTTAACAAACTGAAAGGGGCAATATATACAAAAG ATTTAAATGCTCTCCGCAATTTAGAGGAGTTGATCTTATCCGGTAATGAAGTGAATGGATTTATTCCATCTCAag GACTAAGGCTGATGAATTTGAAACATCTTGTTTTGAGTGGTAACGGTTTCAATAATAGTATATTGTCATCTCTTGCTACACTTCCGAATCTAAAGACTTTGGGGATAAGTATCTGTCAATGCAATGGATTAAGAG ATTTATATGGTTTTAGCAATTTGGAAGAGCTGACTATGACCGGCTCTACAG TTGCAGGTAATGATTGTAGCTTCTCATTACAATCATTGCGCTTATTCCCCATTTTGAAGACTCTTTCTTTACAAGGatttaatattaatgaaacCACAATGGCTTCCTATTCCCGCAATA CCTCTGTTACAGCAGACTTTACTTCATTGAAGCGTTTAGAGTTGTGGGATTGTAAGATCAACAAAAACCTCACTCAACAAG AAGGCCTAAATTTGAGAAGTTTGGAAGAGTTGGAGTTGTCTTATTCATCTTTACCTTCAAACTTTATTCAAGTTTTTGGACCACTCATTTCTCTTAAAAAATTGATCGCCTATGGTATCAATGGTAACAACAGTCCACCTATGCATG ATGTCTGTGAATTGACAAATCTCCAAGAGTTGGATATCAATGGCTGTAATCTAAAGGGTAGCTTACCCATGTGTTTCTCCAACCTCACCTCCCTTAAAATGTTATCACTCTCTTCCAATCAGTTTTCCGGAAATATATCTATCCTTAAGAGCCTAAAATTGCTTGAATCTTTGGACCTCTCTTCTAATCAGTTCTCTGGAAATATATCTGCCCTTGAAAGTCTAACATTGCTTGCATCTTTGGACCTCTCTTGTAATCAGTTCTCTGGAAATATATCTGCCATTCAGAGCCTAACATTGCTTGCATCTTTGGACCTCTCTTCTAATCAGTTTTCTGGAAATATATCTACCCTTCAGAGCCTAACATTGCTTGAATCATTGGACCTCTCTTCAAATCAGTTCTCTGGAAATATATCTGCCCTTGAAAGTCTAACATCCCTCCAATCGTTGGCTGTTTCAAACAATAAATTTCACATCCCAAGCTCATTAAGACCCTTGTTCAACCTTTCAAAACTCAATTACCTTCATGCAGATAACAACACCATACATGCTGATGATCATGAGATGTCGCATTCTTCGGCTCCAAGGTTCCAATTGAGTTCCATCAGCTTATCTTGTTGTGGAAGTGGTGGATCATTTCCAAAATTCTTGTACCATCAAAGTGAGTTGCAGCATGTAGACATCTCAAACATATATTTCAAG GGCCTTTTCAAGTGCCATCGCGTGTGTATTCTGCTTTATCATATTTGGATATCTCCAACAATGCCTTCGGTGGCAACATCCCAGTAA
- the LOC105773091 gene encoding receptor-like protein 45 isoform X1: protein MEMELKWLAMVLVVLSLGAGLCDGCLEEERFALFQLKPFFEFIDYKFQDLDYGSRPEKESSSNCCEWERVECNPISGRVTHLFLNYSSNMKRDWYLNASLFLPFEKLQNLSLSGNFITGCIANQGFERLSSKLDKLENLDLSDNHFNNSILASLSELSSLKSLNLAKKEFTRSNPTNGIEMLSKLNNLETLDLSFNHLGNKILSQLDGFASLKSLCLKDCGLKGTLDIQESNNNWMNLKELYLEGNEIKSLGSLFHEKEGMKFNKLEVLSLSWNLFNNSVFSSLVELSNLKLLDLSFNKLKGAIYTKDLNALRNLEELILSGNEVNGFIPSQGLRLMNLKHLVLSGNGFNNSILSSLATLPNLKTLGISICQCNGLRDLYGFSNLEELTMTGSTVAGNDCSFSLQSLRLFPILKTLSLQGFNINETTMASYSRNTSVTADFTSLKRLELWDCKINKNLTQQEGLNLRSLEELELSYSSLPSNFIQVFGPLISLKKLIAYGINGNNSPPMHDVCELTNLQELDINGCNLKGSLPMCFSNLTSLKMLSLSSNQFSGNISILKSLKLLESLDLSSNQFSGNISALESLTLLASLDLSCNQFSGNISAIQSLTLLASLDLSSNQFSGNISTLQSLTLLESLDLSSNQFSGNISALESLTSLQSLAVSNNKFHIPSSLRPLFNLSKLNYLHADNNTIHADDHEMSHSSAPRFQLSSISLSCCGSGGSFPKFLYHQSELQHVDISNIYFKVDRFPFWLLENNMMLVTLNLVNCSLSGPFQVPSRVYSALSYLDISNNAFGGNIPVRIGAHLPFLDYLNMSKICFNGSIPSSFGDMNSLQILDLSNNQLPGEIPEHMAMGCSSLEFLGLSNNKLQGSIFSGNFNLTSLTELELNGNNFTGMIPNVLANCSHLYILDLSNNYICGQVPSWIWNMSQLAALDVSRNQLFGRLPQWRGSASNLEQVAMADNQLEGSIPRAICSLNLKLQLLDLSMNSLSGTLPSCFKPVSVKEVHLFKNKLQGALPNAFHDSSSLVTLDLSYNHLKGNIPNWVSNLSKLSYLLLKRNHFEGEIPIQLCKLDRLSLIDLSQNGPSGDIPSCLKISALNYVTEQYIPHYIIYSSKKSPRSIEVPVEYTVKSRSYNYKKRMLQYMSGIDLSCNKLTGEISFETKNIMKLFTLNLSHNSLTGAVPRAFSNLMDIESLDLSYNNLTGNIPAEFAVLHFLEYFNVSYNNLSGKTPERIGQLGAFDESNYIGNPFLCGSLVGKNCSMVTTPLTPKASSGIKEDHGFIDMDAFYASFFACYVMVLLCIAAVLYINPYWRQTWFYYMQMAVDSCYYFVVDNFPINFCSGNM from the exons ATGGAGATGGAGTTGAAATGGTTGGCCATGGTTCTTGTAGTGTTATCCTTAGGAGCTGGGCTGTGTGATGGGTGCTTAGAGGAGGAAAGATTTGCTCTCTTCCAACTCAAACCTTTCTTTGAGTTCATTGATTATAAGTTTCAAGATCTAGACTATGGGTCAAGGCCGGAAAAAGAGAGTTCATCAAATTGTTGTGAGTGGGAAAGGGTTGAATGCAACCCAATAAGTGGACGAGTCACCCATCTTTTCCTTAATTATTCCAGCAACATGAAGAGAGATTGGTATCTTAATGCTTCTTTGTTCCTTCCTTTTGAGAAATTACAGAATCTTTCTTTAAGTGGGAATTTCATAACCGGCTGTATTGCCAATCAAG GTTTTGAAAGGTTGTCATCGAAATTGGACAAGTTGGAGAATCTTGACTTGAGTGACAATCATTTCAACAATAGCATTTTAGCATCCTTAAGTGAACTTTCCTCGCTTAAGTCTTTAAATCTAGCCAAAAAAGAATTCACAAGATCAAATCCTACTAATG GTATTGAGATGTTATCAAAGTTGAACAATTTGGAAACTTTGGATTTATCTTTCAACCATTTAGGAAATAAGATCCTATCACAACTAGATGGTTTTGCCTCTTTAAAATCATTGTGTTTGAAGGATTGCGGACTAAAAGGAACCCTTGATATACAAG AAAGCAATAATAATTGGATGAACTTGAAGGAGCTGTATTTAGAGGGAAATGAAATTAAGAGCCTTGGGTCACTATTCCATG aaaAAGAAGGAATGAAGTTCAACAAACTTGAGGTACTTAGTTTAAGTTGGAATCTCTTTAACAATAGCGTATTCTCATCCCTTGTTGAGCTCTCGAATTTAAAGTTATTGGATTTATCCTTTAACAAACTGAAAGGGGCAATATATACAAAAG ATTTAAATGCTCTCCGCAATTTAGAGGAGTTGATCTTATCCGGTAATGAAGTGAATGGATTTATTCCATCTCAag GACTAAGGCTGATGAATTTGAAACATCTTGTTTTGAGTGGTAACGGTTTCAATAATAGTATATTGTCATCTCTTGCTACACTTCCGAATCTAAAGACTTTGGGGATAAGTATCTGTCAATGCAATGGATTAAGAG ATTTATATGGTTTTAGCAATTTGGAAGAGCTGACTATGACCGGCTCTACAG TTGCAGGTAATGATTGTAGCTTCTCATTACAATCATTGCGCTTATTCCCCATTTTGAAGACTCTTTCTTTACAAGGatttaatattaatgaaacCACAATGGCTTCCTATTCCCGCAATA CCTCTGTTACAGCAGACTTTACTTCATTGAAGCGTTTAGAGTTGTGGGATTGTAAGATCAACAAAAACCTCACTCAACAAG AAGGCCTAAATTTGAGAAGTTTGGAAGAGTTGGAGTTGTCTTATTCATCTTTACCTTCAAACTTTATTCAAGTTTTTGGACCACTCATTTCTCTTAAAAAATTGATCGCCTATGGTATCAATGGTAACAACAGTCCACCTATGCATG ATGTCTGTGAATTGACAAATCTCCAAGAGTTGGATATCAATGGCTGTAATCTAAAGGGTAGCTTACCCATGTGTTTCTCCAACCTCACCTCCCTTAAAATGTTATCACTCTCTTCCAATCAGTTTTCCGGAAATATATCTATCCTTAAGAGCCTAAAATTGCTTGAATCTTTGGACCTCTCTTCTAATCAGTTCTCTGGAAATATATCTGCCCTTGAAAGTCTAACATTGCTTGCATCTTTGGACCTCTCTTGTAATCAGTTCTCTGGAAATATATCTGCCATTCAGAGCCTAACATTGCTTGCATCTTTGGACCTCTCTTCTAATCAGTTTTCTGGAAATATATCTACCCTTCAGAGCCTAACATTGCTTGAATCATTGGACCTCTCTTCAAATCAGTTCTCTGGAAATATATCTGCCCTTGAAAGTCTAACATCCCTCCAATCGTTGGCTGTTTCAAACAATAAATTTCACATCCCAAGCTCATTAAGACCCTTGTTCAACCTTTCAAAACTCAATTACCTTCATGCAGATAACAACACCATACATGCTGATGATCATGAGATGTCGCATTCTTCGGCTCCAAGGTTCCAATTGAGTTCCATCAGCTTATCTTGTTGTGGAAGTGGTGGATCATTTCCAAAATTCTTGTACCATCAAAGTGAGTTGCAGCATGTAGACATCTCAAACATATATTTCAAGGTGGATCGATTTCCGTTTTGGTTGTTGGAAAACAACATGATGCTAGTGACCCTGAATCTCGTGAATTGCTCTCTGTCAGGGCCTTTTCAAGTGCCATCGCGTGTGTATTCTGCTTTATCATATTTGGATATCTCCAACAATGCCTTCGGTGGCAACATCCCAGTAAGAATTGGAGCACACCTACCATTTTTGGATTATTTGAACATGTCAAAGATTTGTTTCAATGGCAGCATTCCCTCTTCATTTGGTGATATGAATTCCCTACAAATTTTGGACTTATCAAACAACCAATTGCCTGGAGAGATACCTGAGCACATGGCTATGGGCTGCTCTTCATTAGAATTCCTTGGATTATCAAATAACAAATTACAAGGATCAATTTTCTCAGGAAATTTTAATCTAACGAGCTTGACGGAGcttgaattaaatggaaataacTTCACTGGGATGATCCCAAATGTCTTAGCTAACTGCTCTCACTTGTATATACTAGATCTTAGCAATAACTATATCTGTGGCCAAGTCCCAAGTTGGATTTGGAATATGTCACAGCTGGCAGCATTGGATGTGAGCAGGAACCAACTCTTTGGTAGGTTGCCACAATGGAGGGGATCTGCTTCGAATTTGGAACAAGTTGCCATGGCAGATAATCAACTTGAAGGTTCAATACCAAGGGCAATTTGTAGTCTCAATCTCAAACTTCAACTTTTGGACCTTTCCATGAACAGTTTATCTGGGACTCTACCATCTTGCTTCAAACCGGTATCCGTGAAGgaagttcatttatttaaaaataagctACAAGGAGCGTTACCAAATGCTTTTCATGATAGCTCTTCGTTGGTGACATTGGATCTCAGCTACAACCACTTGAAGGGTAACATTCCTAATTGGGTTAGCAATCTTTCTAAATTAAGTTATCTTCTCTTAAAGAGAAACCACTTTGAGGGTGAAATTCCAATTCAATTATGCAAGTTGGATCGTTTAAGCTTGATTGATCTTTCTCAAAACGGTCCCTCTGGTGATATTCCTTCTTGTTTAAAAATTTCTGCGCTGAACTATGTAACTGAGCAATATATTCcgcattatattatttattccagTAAGAAAAGTCCGAGGTCCATTGAAGTTCCAGTAGAATACACAGTAAAGAGCAGATCCTACAATTATAAGAAAAGAATGTTGCAATACATGTCTGGAATTGATCTCTCCTGCAACAAGCTTACCGGTGAAATtagttttgaaacaaaaaacatTATGAAACTCTTCACATTGAACCTTTCTCATAATAGCTTGACCGGAGCAGTGCCACGAGCATTTTCTAACCTCATGGACATAGAAAGTCTAGATCTTTCCTACAACAATTTAACAGGGAATATCCCTGCCGAATTTGCGGTGTTACATTTTCTGGAATACTTCAATGTGTCATATAACAATTTATCTGGAAAGACACCTGAAAGGATTGGACAATTGGGAGCATTTGATGAAAGCAACTATATTGGGAATCCTTTCCTTTGTGGCTCATTGGTGGGAAAAAATTGTTCAATGGTCACAACACCACTGACGCCGAAGGCTTCATCTGGCATCAAAGAAGACCATGGTTTCATTGATATGGATGCCTTCTATGCAAGCTTCTTTGCATGTTACGTGATGGTGCTATTGTGTATCGCAGCTGTGCTGTACATAAATCCTTATTGGAGGCAAACATGGTTTTACTATATGCAAATGGCCGTCGATTCTTGCTACTATTTTGTGGTAGATAATTTCCCCATAAATTTTTGTAGTGGAAACAtgtag
- the LOC105773091 gene encoding receptor-like protein 13 isoform X8, producing the protein MLSKLNNLETLDLSFNHLGNKILSQLDGFASLKSLCLKDCGLKGTLDIQESNNNWMNLKELYLEGNEIKSLGSLFHEKEGMKFNKLEVLSLSWNLFNNSVFSSLVELSNLKLLDLSFNKLKGAIYTKDLNALRNLEELILSGNEVNGFIPSQGLRLMNLKHLVLSGNGFNNSILSSLATLPNLKTLGISICQCNGLRDLYGFSNLEELTMTGSTVAGNDCSFSLQSLRLFPILKTLSLQGFNINETTMASYSRNTSVTADFTSLKRLELWDCKINKNLTQQEGLNLRSLEELELSYSSLPSNFIQVFGPLISLKKLIAYGINGNNSPPMHDVCELTNLQELDINGCNLKGSLPMCFSNLTSLKMLSLSSNQFSGNISILKSLKLLESLDLSSNQFSGNISALESLTLLASLDLSCNQFSGNISAIQSLTLLASLDLSSNQFSGNISTLQSLTLLESLDLSSNQFSGNISALESLTSLQSLAVSNNKFHIPSSLRPLFNLSKLNYLHADNNTIHADDHEMSHSSAPRFQLSSISLSCCGSGGSFPKFLYHQSELQHVDISNIYFKVDRFPFWLLENNMMLVTLNLVNCSLSGPFQVPSRVYSALSYLDISNNAFGGNIPVRIGAHLPFLDYLNMSKICFNGSIPSSFGDMNSLQILDLSNNQLPGEIPEHMAMGCSSLEFLGLSNNKLQGSIFSGNFNLTSLTELELNGNNFTGMIPNVLANCSHLYILDLSNNYICGQVPSWIWNMSQLAALDVSRNQLFGRLPQWRGSASNLEQVAMADNQLEGSIPRAICSLNLKLQLLDLSMNSLSGTLPSCFKPVSVKEVHLFKNKLQGALPNAFHDSSSLVTLDLSYNHLKGNIPNWVSNLSKLSYLLLKRNHFEGEIPIQLCKLDRLSLIDLSQNGPSGDIPSCLKISALNYVTEQYIPHYIIYSSKKSPRSIEVPVEYTVKSRSYNYKKRMLQYMSGIDLSCNKLTGEISFETKNIMKLFTLNLSHNSLTGAVPRAFSNLMDIESLDLSYNNLTGNIPAEFAVLHFLEYFNVSYNNLSGKTPERIGQLGAFDESNYIGNPFLCGSLVGKNCSMVTTPLTPKASSGIKEDHGFIDMDAFYASFFACYVMVLLCIAAVLYINPYWRQTWFYYMQMAVDSCYYFVVDNFPINFCSGNM; encoded by the exons ATGTTATCAAAGTTGAACAATTTGGAAACTTTGGATTTATCTTTCAACCATTTAGGAAATAAGATCCTATCACAACTAGATGGTTTTGCCTCTTTAAAATCATTGTGTTTGAAGGATTGCGGACTAAAAGGAACCCTTGATATACAAG AAAGCAATAATAATTGGATGAACTTGAAGGAGCTGTATTTAGAGGGAAATGAAATTAAGAGCCTTGGGTCACTATTCCATG aaaAAGAAGGAATGAAGTTCAACAAACTTGAGGTACTTAGTTTAAGTTGGAATCTCTTTAACAATAGCGTATTCTCATCCCTTGTTGAGCTCTCGAATTTAAAGTTATTGGATTTATCCTTTAACAAACTGAAAGGGGCAATATATACAAAAG ATTTAAATGCTCTCCGCAATTTAGAGGAGTTGATCTTATCCGGTAATGAAGTGAATGGATTTATTCCATCTCAag GACTAAGGCTGATGAATTTGAAACATCTTGTTTTGAGTGGTAACGGTTTCAATAATAGTATATTGTCATCTCTTGCTACACTTCCGAATCTAAAGACTTTGGGGATAAGTATCTGTCAATGCAATGGATTAAGAG ATTTATATGGTTTTAGCAATTTGGAAGAGCTGACTATGACCGGCTCTACAG TTGCAGGTAATGATTGTAGCTTCTCATTACAATCATTGCGCTTATTCCCCATTTTGAAGACTCTTTCTTTACAAGGatttaatattaatgaaacCACAATGGCTTCCTATTCCCGCAATA CCTCTGTTACAGCAGACTTTACTTCATTGAAGCGTTTAGAGTTGTGGGATTGTAAGATCAACAAAAACCTCACTCAACAAG AAGGCCTAAATTTGAGAAGTTTGGAAGAGTTGGAGTTGTCTTATTCATCTTTACCTTCAAACTTTATTCAAGTTTTTGGACCACTCATTTCTCTTAAAAAATTGATCGCCTATGGTATCAATGGTAACAACAGTCCACCTATGCATG ATGTCTGTGAATTGACAAATCTCCAAGAGTTGGATATCAATGGCTGTAATCTAAAGGGTAGCTTACCCATGTGTTTCTCCAACCTCACCTCCCTTAAAATGTTATCACTCTCTTCCAATCAGTTTTCCGGAAATATATCTATCCTTAAGAGCCTAAAATTGCTTGAATCTTTGGACCTCTCTTCTAATCAGTTCTCTGGAAATATATCTGCCCTTGAAAGTCTAACATTGCTTGCATCTTTGGACCTCTCTTGTAATCAGTTCTCTGGAAATATATCTGCCATTCAGAGCCTAACATTGCTTGCATCTTTGGACCTCTCTTCTAATCAGTTTTCTGGAAATATATCTACCCTTCAGAGCCTAACATTGCTTGAATCATTGGACCTCTCTTCAAATCAGTTCTCTGGAAATATATCTGCCCTTGAAAGTCTAACATCCCTCCAATCGTTGGCTGTTTCAAACAATAAATTTCACATCCCAAGCTCATTAAGACCCTTGTTCAACCTTTCAAAACTCAATTACCTTCATGCAGATAACAACACCATACATGCTGATGATCATGAGATGTCGCATTCTTCGGCTCCAAGGTTCCAATTGAGTTCCATCAGCTTATCTTGTTGTGGAAGTGGTGGATCATTTCCAAAATTCTTGTACCATCAAAGTGAGTTGCAGCATGTAGACATCTCAAACATATATTTCAAGGTGGATCGATTTCCGTTTTGGTTGTTGGAAAACAACATGATGCTAGTGACCCTGAATCTCGTGAATTGCTCTCTGTCAGGGCCTTTTCAAGTGCCATCGCGTGTGTATTCTGCTTTATCATATTTGGATATCTCCAACAATGCCTTCGGTGGCAACATCCCAGTAAGAATTGGAGCACACCTACCATTTTTGGATTATTTGAACATGTCAAAGATTTGTTTCAATGGCAGCATTCCCTCTTCATTTGGTGATATGAATTCCCTACAAATTTTGGACTTATCAAACAACCAATTGCCTGGAGAGATACCTGAGCACATGGCTATGGGCTGCTCTTCATTAGAATTCCTTGGATTATCAAATAACAAATTACAAGGATCAATTTTCTCAGGAAATTTTAATCTAACGAGCTTGACGGAGcttgaattaaatggaaataacTTCACTGGGATGATCCCAAATGTCTTAGCTAACTGCTCTCACTTGTATATACTAGATCTTAGCAATAACTATATCTGTGGCCAAGTCCCAAGTTGGATTTGGAATATGTCACAGCTGGCAGCATTGGATGTGAGCAGGAACCAACTCTTTGGTAGGTTGCCACAATGGAGGGGATCTGCTTCGAATTTGGAACAAGTTGCCATGGCAGATAATCAACTTGAAGGTTCAATACCAAGGGCAATTTGTAGTCTCAATCTCAAACTTCAACTTTTGGACCTTTCCATGAACAGTTTATCTGGGACTCTACCATCTTGCTTCAAACCGGTATCCGTGAAGgaagttcatttatttaaaaataagctACAAGGAGCGTTACCAAATGCTTTTCATGATAGCTCTTCGTTGGTGACATTGGATCTCAGCTACAACCACTTGAAGGGTAACATTCCTAATTGGGTTAGCAATCTTTCTAAATTAAGTTATCTTCTCTTAAAGAGAAACCACTTTGAGGGTGAAATTCCAATTCAATTATGCAAGTTGGATCGTTTAAGCTTGATTGATCTTTCTCAAAACGGTCCCTCTGGTGATATTCCTTCTTGTTTAAAAATTTCTGCGCTGAACTATGTAACTGAGCAATATATTCcgcattatattatttattccagTAAGAAAAGTCCGAGGTCCATTGAAGTTCCAGTAGAATACACAGTAAAGAGCAGATCCTACAATTATAAGAAAAGAATGTTGCAATACATGTCTGGAATTGATCTCTCCTGCAACAAGCTTACCGGTGAAATtagttttgaaacaaaaaacatTATGAAACTCTTCACATTGAACCTTTCTCATAATAGCTTGACCGGAGCAGTGCCACGAGCATTTTCTAACCTCATGGACATAGAAAGTCTAGATCTTTCCTACAACAATTTAACAGGGAATATCCCTGCCGAATTTGCGGTGTTACATTTTCTGGAATACTTCAATGTGTCATATAACAATTTATCTGGAAAGACACCTGAAAGGATTGGACAATTGGGAGCATTTGATGAAAGCAACTATATTGGGAATCCTTTCCTTTGTGGCTCATTGGTGGGAAAAAATTGTTCAATGGTCACAACACCACTGACGCCGAAGGCTTCATCTGGCATCAAAGAAGACCATGGTTTCATTGATATGGATGCCTTCTATGCAAGCTTCTTTGCATGTTACGTGATGGTGCTATTGTGTATCGCAGCTGTGCTGTACATAAATCCTTATTGGAGGCAAACATGGTTTTACTATATGCAAATGGCCGTCGATTCTTGCTACTATTTTGTGGTAGATAATTTCCCCATAAATTTTTGTAGTGGAAACAtgtag